From Toxorhynchites rutilus septentrionalis strain SRP chromosome 2, ASM2978413v1, whole genome shotgun sequence, a single genomic window includes:
- the LOC129769201 gene encoding mRNA turnover protein 4 homolog produces the protein MPRSKRDKKVSLTKTERRSLSDKQQIIEDIQESRRKYDSIYLFSVQNMRNSKLKDVRTAWKNSRFFFGKNRVMQLGLNFVGEDDEDDAKLGKDLEKLREQMVGQCGLLFTSDSKETVLDWFDSYSADEFARSGFKATKTVKLAAGPLEEFSHAIEPHLRSLGMPTKLERGIVTLYKDFTVCEKNKLLTPEQARILKLLGKPMAKFKVIVNCCYTKENGFEEIKKRDITVTKKVKKVLDKKKPKKKVDEDAMSEDEEEEDEDASDDGDEDDEEMELDEEGSDEDEA, from the exons ATGCCCAGATCCAAAAGAGATAAAAAAG TGTCACTGACCAAAACGGAACGGAGGAGCCTGTCGGACAAGCAGCAAATCATCGAGGACATACAGGAAAGTCGACGGAAGTATGACAGCATATATCTCTTCTCGGTGCAGAACATGAGAAACAGCAAATTAAAGGACGTTCGAACGGCCTGGAAGAATTCGCGCTTTTTCTTCGGCAAGAACCGAGTCATGCAGCTGGGGTTAAATTTCGTTGGTGAAGATGACGAGGACGATGCAAAGTTGGGAAAGGATCTGGAGAAGCTGCGGGAACAGATGGTGGGTCAGTGCGGACTGCTGTTCACCTCGGATAGTAAGGAAACAGTTCTGGATTGGTTCGATTCGTACTCGGCGGACGAATTCGCGCGAAGTGGTTTTAAGGCAACTAAGACCGTCAAGTTGGCGGCCG GTCCGCTGGAAGAATTCTCCCACGCAATTGAACCACATCTTCGATCGCTAGGAATGCCAACGAAGCTGGAGCGTGGTATCGTaacgctgtacaaagattttacAGTTTGCGAGAAGAATAAATTGTTAACACCAGAGCAGGCTCGGATTCTAAAGTTGCTGGGGAAGCCAATGGCCAAGTTTAAGGTTATAGTTAACTGTTGCTATACGAAGGAAAATGGTTTCGAGGAGATAAAGAAGCGCGATATCACAGTAACGAAAAAGGTGAAGAAAGTACTAGACAAAAAGAAGCCCAAGAAGAAGGTTGATGAGGATGCTATGAGTGAAGATGAGGAAGAGGAGGACGAGGATGCAAGTGATGATGGAGATGAGGATGATGAGGAGATGGAACTTGATGAAGAGGGAAGCGATGAAGATGAAGCATAA